In Coleofasciculus chthonoplastes PCC 7420, the genomic window ACACTCATCAGTTTAGCTTAGAGCGACAGCCCATGATTAGGCATGAACAGCAGACTGTTTCATGGCGCACGCCATGCGCCCCTGCAGAAGGTGGCGATACTTAGCAGTAGACATCTGAAAATAAATCGTTAGAATAGGGATACAGGTTCCACTGGGACGTTGGTGACTGCCAATAGTGTTTTTTGATCTTGTCTGTATGTAAAAGGGAATCGAGAGACCTTGTGGCAGTAGACCGGGTATGAACCCGGAAACTTAAAACGAGTGTCCACGATACCCACCTGGTTTTCCAGGTCATAAGCTGAGGCAAGACGGCGTTCTGGTGAACCTGCAATAATTCGCAAAAATTTCCCCCTGTCTTAGGTGACTGGGGGATTTTGCGCTTTGGCTTAAGTTGACACGGATGACGGCTCTTCGGTACTTGTGGTGGAAACCCTAGTTTTTAGGGAACTCTTAACAGGGAACAGGCAAAGCCTTATCCAGCAAGCCTTTGACCAAATTCAATAAATTTTCCTTATCACCATAACTCCCAGAGAGCCTGGTGTTCCCTGTGAGTCATTCATGCATTATGTCCTAAGCTGTCATGCATTTAGATTGGGTATTAGTAGCGAGCAAGATGCAAAGCCTGCGGCATGGCTTCGCTTAACGCACTACAAGGCTTTCGCCGTTATTGATATTAAGGTTTAAATGCCAAACAGCTTATTTCTAGTTGAATAATTGTGAATAATTGAAAACTGGAAGCGTAGCCAAGAGAACGATAGGTATAATCGGCTTCACCTGACGCTTGTTGAATAATTTGCAGAAATCCTTGTAGTGGCACCGCCAGTAGGGTGGGTTAGGCGGAATTAAATCGAGGAAATAACCATTTAATGGGATATCCGCCGTAACCCACCAATAATGCTGGTGGCTATCGCATTATTTATTTACTGGAATCAGAAACCAGTATTTTGTTATTGACGATTTATAGTAAATCGGAGCAGGAGGATATTACTACGGAGCAAATTAAAAGTATTTTAGATAATTTTGGGGAAGCAGAGTGAATTGGGTGGGGTTCAAGAAATCGGGTTTCTCAGTCGCGGGGATGGGATAAAATGGGAATACTATCCTGAAGCTGTTGCATCATGCTAACCACGGAAACTGAAATCTTAGCTATGCTTTCCAATCTACCCCAAATTCTCCCGATGAATGAGAATCAAACCCAACGAGAATAAAATATGGTTTTCTTACCAGAAGACTCCATTATTAACCCATCAAAACTCACTCACTATTTACTCGTCCAACTGCCTAAAGATGATAAATCTAAATTCTTAGCACAGGCAGGATATACATTAGAGAATTGGCAACAACTCGAACAAGATTTAAGAACCCAAGTCCTCACTCAACCTGCTGAACCCATCGAAACCACCCCCTATGGTCAAAAATATAGGATTCGTGCAACATTGCGAGGTCAAAATGGCATTGAACTAAAAACCTTAACAATATGGATGACCAATAATAATGGAACCCGATTTGTAACTCTAGTCCCCGACAAAGGAGAATATCAATGAAACCTCAACATCCTCTATTTTCCAAAGTTGCACTCACTGGAGACTTGCCTCAATATCACCTCAAACGGGGTGATATTGCCACGATTGTTGAACATTATTCCATGCCAGAGTCCCAAGAAGATGGGTATAGTTTAGAAGGGTTTGATGTTCCTCAAATTACCATTGAAGTGACGGCATCACAGATTATGCCCCTGAGTGACTATTTAAGAGAAGAAGCAATTTTAAGTAAATTTCGCAACCTGTCAGAACACCGACAAAAACAACTGGAAGAATACCTTGATTTTCTTTTGCAAAAAGACAAAACGACTCCGGTGAATTAAGAAATTGAGGTTTTAGCGTCTGTGGGGGAAAAAGAAACCGGGTTTCTATCAGTCTCTTTGTTTCTTCACAAAATTTAACCAAGAAACCTGGTTTCTGGGGGGTGGGCTAAAATCGGGGTGGTATCCCCTACGCGGTGTGTGGCTATGGATGAACAAAGAGCCCAGGCTTATCTCTCCCTGATTCAAGAACTCCTCGCCTGTCCAAGTAAGGTATCCGGTGGAGATCGCGAGAGTGATTAATGAATGTCTTTTGAAATGATGAGGTGATGGTAGATGCAAGCAATTAATATACAAATTCCCATCGAATTAATTGAGCAAGGTGAGACGGCAGTTTTGGAACAAATTGCCATGCAACTTTATGAAAAACAGATATTTACCTTTAGTCAAGCCCGTCGATTGTTGAATTATTCCGTGTGGGAATTTCAAAAACTGTTGGGAGAAAATCATATTGTTCGGCAATACGACAAAGATGATTTAGCAGAGGATCTCGAAGCGATTCAATCAGGATTGTGGGATGATTAAGGTCATTTGTAATGCTACGCCTTTGATTAACTTTGCAAGTATTAACCGCTTAGATATATTAAAATCCCTGTTTACTGAGATAGTCATTCCCCAAGCGGTTTACTCGGAAACCGTTGAATCAGGATTTCCTAACTCTGAAACCATTGTTAATGGAATTGAAGCGGCTTGGGTTCAAGTTAAGTCGGTACAGGAGATGCCAGAATCCATCCCTTTAGAATTAGATGCTGGGGAAAGGGAGGTGATTGCTTTAGCCCTGAGTGAACAAACAACCAGGGTTGTCTTAGATGAAAAAAGAGCCAGAAAAGTGGCTCAATCTTGAAAATTGAATGTGATTGGCACTTTAGGAATTTTGATTTTAGCCAAACAAAACCAGATTATCCCCAAGGTGAAACCGCTATTGGATGCAATGATGACAGAAGCCCAATACTGGGTTAATGAATCTCTGTATGACAATGTTTTGCAAACGGTTTCTGAGGATGAAATCGAGTAGGGTGGGCAACTCTACCGATTACTCTCGGTGGGGGACAAGAAACCGGGTTTCTCAGTTGGGGGGATGGGGTAAAATCAAAGTGGTATCCCCTACCCGGTGTGTGGCGATGGATGAACACAGAGTCCAGGCTTATCTCTCTCTGATTCAAAAACTCTTGGACTGTCCCAGTGGCGAGGAACCGCAAATTCTCGACGGTCATCTGGCGTTGGTGGATGAGGGGTTTGTGCAGGTGTGCGAGTAGAGAGAGGCTTAGGATTATGAATTTCTTATGCAAGATCACGCGACGAGTAGGAGCGTTTTTAGGACTGGGTAGAACTCGGAATAATCGGCAAAGCTATGAACAACGAGTGCAGGCTTATCTCACTCTGATTCAAAAACTCTTGGACTGTCCCAGTGGCGAGGAACCGCAAATTCTCGACGGTCATCTGGCGTTGGTAGATGAGGGGTTTGTACAGGTGTGCGAGTCGTTTGCAGCACAGTTACAGGAGGAGGGACAAGACAACCAGGCGCAGTTTTTGCAGGATGTGGCGCAGGAGGTGGGGGCGTTTTTGCAGCACGAGGAAACTGGAGAGAATCAGCAACAGGCATTAGAGGATTTTTGGCTACAACTGGTCAAAACGGAGAGAGAAAGCGGGGGGGATAAAACCGCAGTTCATCAGGTGATGCGTCAAAATATGGGGTTGATTGTTCCCGCATTGGGGGATGCTATTGCCCAATGGGTACAGGGAGTCCTCGCCCAACACCCCGACCAAGCCGAACCCCTGGCTGCTTTGGTAGAAAAGACCTGCATCCGTCTTCGACAATTTCCCTATGGTCGGTATGCTGAAGCATTAGAGATTGCAATTCGCGGCTATGGGGTGGTGTTGGAATTGCGGGCGGATAACCCCGAAAAACGGGCACGAACCTTGAATAGCTTCGGGGTTACCCGCCTCAACCAAGCCGATATGGGCATCAACTCCGTCGCCAATCTTGAAGGTGCGATCGCTGCCTGCAATGAAGCCGCAGCAATTAGTCGGCGGTTGGGGTTACACAAAGACCTCTCGGATAATCTGACTAACCTCGGCAATGTCCGCAGCACCCAAGCCGAGATGGACATCAACCCGGTGGCTAATCTCGAAAATGCGATCACCGCCTACGATGAAGCCGCAGCCATTAGTCGGGAGTTGGGGTTAGACAAAGACCTCTCCTCTACCCTAATTAACCTCGGGGCTGCCCGCAACACCCAAGCCAAGATGGGCATCAACCCGGCCGCTAATCTCGAAAGTGCCATCGCCGCCTACGATGAAGCCGCAGCCATTAGTCGGCGGTTGGGGTTAGACAAATACCTCTCGGCTACCCTGACTAACCTCGGGAATGCCCACCAAATCCAAGCCGATATGGGCATCAACCCGGCCGCTAATATCGAAAGTGCCATCGCCGCCTACGATGAAGCCGTAGGGATTCGGCGGGAGTTGGGGTTAGACAAAGACCTCTCCGATACCCTAACTAACCTCGGGGCTGCCCGCAACACCCAAGCCGATATGGGCATCAACCCGGTGGTGAATCTGGAGCGGGCTATCGCCGCCTACGATGAAGCCGCAGCCATTAGTCGGGAGTTGGGGTTAGACAAAGACCTCTCCTCTACCCTGATTAACCTCGGGAATGCGTGCCTCACCCAAGCCGATATGGGCATCAACCCGGTGGTGAATCTGGAGCGGGCTATCGCCGTCTACGATGAAGCCGCAGCCATTAGTCGGGAGTTGGGGTTAGACAAAGACCTCTCCGGTATCCTGACTAACCTCGGCAATGCCCGCAACACCCAAGCCAAGATGGGCATCAACCCGGCCGCCAATCTCGAAAGTGCTATCGCCGCCTACAATGAAGCCGTAGGGATTCGGCGGGAGTTGGGGTTAGACAAAGACAAATACCTCTCCGATACCCTGACTAACCTGGGGGTTGCCCGCAACACCCAAGCCAAGATGGGCATCAACCCGGCCGCCAATCTCGAAAGTGCTATCGCCGCCTACAATGAAGCCGCAGGGATTCGGCGGGAGTTGGGGTTAGACAAAGACCTCTCCACTACCCTGACTAACCTAGGGAATGCCCGCAACACCCAAGCCAAGATGGGCATCAACCCGGTGGTGAATCTGGAGCGGGCTATCGCCGTCTACGATGAAGCCGCAGCCATTAGTCGGGAGTTGGGGTTAGACAAAGACCTCTCCGATACCCTGACTAACCTGGGGGTTGCCCGCAACACCCAAGCCAAGATGGGCATCAACCCGGCCGCCAATCTCGAAAGTGCTATCGCCGCCTACAATGCAGCAGCAGAAATTCGGCGGCGGTTGGGGTTAGCCCGCGACTTAGCAGGAACTTTGAACAACATTGGTTTTGCCTACCAAACTCAATCTCGCCTAACCGGGAACAGTTCCGACGAGAAACAAACCGCCTTGGAAAATGCCTACCGTAGCTTTCAAGAATCCCTGGAACAGGTGGAATATCTCCGGGGTGAAATTGGCGCGGATAGCGAGGGCTATAAACGCAACTTTAATGAGGAATGGAACAAAGTTTATCGCGGTATGGTGGAAGTGTGCTTAGAATTGGGTAGATACAGCGATGCCATTGAATATGTAGACCGTAGCAAAGCCCGCAATTTAGTGGAACTCATCGCCACCCGTGACGCTTATCCGGGGGGCGTAATTCCCGAGAACATCCGCCAACGGTTGCAATCTCTCAAAATCGCCATTAACCAAGAAGACCGCCGCCTGCAAGACTAGGAGAACCCAGACCCGACCCACCTCAATCAACTGCGGCAAGAAAAGCAGCAACTCGAACCCTACAAACCCCGTTTGATAAAACGTAAGCGATCGCCTAGATAATTGAAAATCAATTGACGGTTGGAGTGGTATACAGATTTAGTATGTTTATCTGACTTCGACTCGCATCTTCATTTTTTGAATTGCCAAAATCAGAGCGTTTATAACAAATTGCGAATGTTTATGAATCCTGTAGTATTATCGTTAATCGGAATTTTAGCTTATTCGCTTTTTTATATGCTTGGCTGGTATTTGTTTACTTGTCAAGCGCTAGGGGAAAAAATATCCATTTATGATGGATGGAAAATTTTATTTTTGAAAAACCCAATCACTAACATTTTCTTTGTTTACTTCATTGTATCAGTCCTAATTTACATTTTTTTGTATTCACCCTGGTGTTACCAAAGACCTTTTTGTAGCTTATTAAGTAACCATGGTTTTTGGCTTGCATTCGCAGGCAATGGCATCTTAGGGGTGATCTTCTTTTATTTCAGTGGATCACTCGCTGCCAGATCACTCAGATTTTTGTTTGATTTGTTAAAAAGTTTATTCTCTGAACAGACTGCTAAAACAAAGAAATTACAAATACACTCACTAAGGCTATTTTTGTTTTTTTTGACATCACATCTTATTATTACCTTTGTTTGGTTTTTTTATACAGAAAATTTTTCAGAATTACTTTCAACTACCCAAAATATGGTTCAAGAGAACGTAATTCCCTTAATTGATAGTTATGAGATTGATGAAGTGACACGGCAGAGACTAGAAAAATATCTATCTGAGATTACAATTTTTCCTGAACTTAGCAGAGTATCAGTTGCAATCATAAAAACACTTGACTTATTTATTCAATTTTTTGTTTTTATCATAGGATTCAAGATTTTTCATTATCTGATAATACAGAAAAATATATTTTCAAAATCCGATTTTTTGTCAATGGTTCGCTTTATGAAATTTAAGTTGAATCGGGTTTTTGAGCCTCATATATTTAGCCAATCAGTTATCAATGACATATTCGGAAATAAAGCGAAACCAGCATATATTATCTTTGACTTACCTAAAATATTACGGGCGTTGGTGGTTATAGTTGCTATTGCCATGGGGATGAGTTTGTGGTCATTGATAATTTATGATGCGGGGTTGGGGACACCAATGAGGATGATTTCTCGTCAAATAACGACCATTTTTTCTGCGTTTACTGGGCATTTAGAGACATGGGAAAGAATTATGTTCATTGTTGCCGGATTCTCTGTATTATTCACGATAATTATTATTCCACTTTTATCGCTTTATGGGTTGTTTGCATTGTGGCGTTTACTAAGGTCATCAAAACCAAAATTCGTCAACACAGAAGATGTAATCAATGAAGTTTCATATAAAAGAGATATTGCAAATGATGCTACTAATCATCTAAAATTAGAGGATGCCCAAAAAATATTAACCTTGATAGAGAGGTCATTAAAAAAGTTATATCTCAAAAGTTATCAATGCAAAGATCTGGAATTTGAACGCACCCAAAAAACAGTAGATGACTTTTGCTTTATTGTCTATTGGATAATCGATAGCAATCTTTATTCGAGCATAGAAGCTACTAATCAAATTATTCTTGCAGTGGGTACTGCTTGTAATATTATTTGTGAAAAGCTAGATATTTCAAGCTCTAGTTCAACAGAACTTGCTACAAAAATTTATCCTCTAGTTGTAGACAGATTTAATCTGAACTCATATCGCTGGCCCAGATATAAGTTTCATTACCAACACTACCTAGTTCTGGGTGGAAAAGCTTTAATGGAGTCATCACAATCTTATCGAATCAATCATATTGAAGATGGGATAAAAATGCTTAATGCGGCACTACAGGTTAGGTTAATTGATCGGCAAATACAAAGAGATTATCCGATTAATATTCCACGGTTAATGTATAAGATTTGGACGAAAATTCTCATAGCTATAACTCCCCAAAAACATTTAGATAATAAATTTTTAAGATTCACACAGGAAGAAGTCATTTATCTTGAACTTGGAAAAGCTTATGGTGCAAGAGTATATGGTGACATTGATGAAAATTCGCAACAAGCAATAGAATATTTGCAAAGATCACTTAACTTGTCTAAAACCAAGAAAAATGCAAGTCTTCAAAATCTGGTAAACCTAGAGCTGTCCAAAATATTTTTACGGGAGGGCAAATATCAAGATATTAACCTATCAAAGGAAATAGCAAAACAGCTATTTATGTCTAATGCATTCTCCCCTAATACCTTTCCAGAAAAATGGATTGATCTTTGTTTCACCCTTGGTCAAGTGTATTTAGAGTTGATTGGTTCAAAGCAAGTCAAATATACACTTTACCTACAGGATTTCATCAAAAATATTTTTGGCTCCTTGTTTACTCTCTTAGATAATAAGCAACAGCCTCGATTGTGGGCTAAGTCTAAATTAATCTCAAGTGATTTCTGTCTGTATGATAATAAGCCCCAACAAGCTTTAGAGTATTCCTTAGATGCATTTGAAGTGTTAGATTCCCTAAAAAAACAGTTTCCAACATACTGGTCAGAGGCTTCTGGTAAGTTGGGCTGTATCTACAGTGCTTTGGGTGATATGCAAAATGCCATTTTGAGATTCAGAGAAGCATTACAAATTTTTGAACCAAAGTATTCACCGAAAGAGTGCCTCAAAATGGCAAGCAACCTCGGCAACCTCGGCTACAACCTCCAAAACTGGGAAATCGCCATCGAAGGCTATAGCCAAGCCATCCTTGCCATCGAACAAAGCCGCTACTGGGCAACCTCCGAAGCCACCAAACGGGAACTCATCGCCAACTCCCTCGATATCTATCAAAAAATGGTGCAAGCCTGCATCAACCACCAAGACTACACCCAAGCCTTGCTCACCATCGAACGCAGTAAATCCCGCACCCTGATCGAACTCCTCGACAGCGCCAACCTCTACCCCAAAAACGCTACCGACCAACAAAAACAACGCATCAGCAACCTGCGCCGTCAAATCGCCATCTACCAACAACAACTCGCCTTCACCCCCAGCGACACCCTCACCCCCGCTACCGAGAAGCACCCCAACCAACCCTCACCCGAAACCCTGATCCGCCAACAACTCCAAGCCGCCAACCAGCAATTCCAAGACCTGCTCACGGAACTCGACGACCCCAACTTTACCCTCACCCAACAAGTCCCCCCCCAACTCCCCGACTTGCGCCGCCTCCTCCAGCCCCAAACCGCCCTCATCGAGTGGTATCTCCCCAGCGAAGCCGACTCCGGGTTTTACCTGTTCCTCGTCACTCGCCGAGACGAGCAAATCCAGATTACCCCCCACCACTTCAGCGCCGAAGACCGCGAACACCTCGACCAAGCCCTACAGGACTACCGCAGCGACTACGGACAACCCACCTGGAATGACCAACTCCCCCAACGCCTCGAAACCCTCAGCGCCGCCCTGCAACTCCCCCGCCTTCTGACTGAATTATCCCAGATTCAACACCTCATCCTGATTCCCCACCGGGAACTGCACCTCATCCCCCTCCACGCGCTCCCCGTCTCTCTCCCCTCGCCTTCTGGGAGTGTGGGAAAACCCCTGCAAGACTGGTTCCCCGTGCAATATGCCCCCAGTTGTCAAATTCTCAACAACCTCCAACAGCGTCCTCCCCTAGAAGAACCCTCCACCTCTTTCTTTGCCCTGCAAAACCCGACCCAAGACCTCACCTATGCAGATTTCGAGGTAGAAGTGTTGCGCCGCCTGTTCAACCCCCAACGGGTTCTCAGCCACGACAAAGCCACCAAAACCGCCCTGGAACAACCGCAAAACCGAGCCTTCTTACAGCAAAGCCGCTACGTTCACTTCTCCTGTCACGGCGAATTTAGCGAAGCCGAACCCCTCAACGCCTACCTCCGCCTCGCTAACCGGGAAAAACTCACCTTTCAGAACATCTTCACCAGTCTGGATATCCCCAACTGTCGCCTGTTAATCCTGTCCGCCTGCAAAACCGGGCTAGTGGAAACTCCCCCAACCGATGACTATGTGGGGTTAGCCAGTGCCTTCTTTTTCGCCGGAACCCGGACGGTGGTGGGGAGTCTCTGGGAAGCCGAGGAGTTTTCTGCCGCCTTACTGATGATTCGCTTATATCAGGAGTTACCTCGCTACACTTCAGTCATGATGGCATTACGAGCCGCCCAAGGCTGGTTACGCACCATTTCCCGTGATGGTGTTTTAACCTGGTTACGGGACGAGCTAAAATTAGAGGATAGTCAACTGAAAACCTGTGAAAAGCAGCTTAAACTATTCAATAAAAAATCCCCCTTTACTTCTGCTCGCTATTGGGCACCTTTCACCGTCAGTGGACAATTAGATCAGGTGGACAATTAGATCAGACAGGAAGATCACCCCAACATCACCAATCATGATCAGCAAAAAACGGATCGCCAAATTTTTAGAACTGTTGCACCAGCAATCCTCAATCTTTGCCGACTGTACTCAGGAAACCTGGGCAGAACTTGACCAAAAGCTGGCTCAATTCGGAGATGAGGATTATGAAGAGATTGAGGATGCGATTTTAGATTGGTTGGATGACCATGATTATGACACTATCAAGGTAGCTTTACAAACTATAAAAAAAGACCCTCTGGGAGATAACGAGACTCCGCCTCCGCCTCCAGAGTCAGAACAACCCATTACCAATACCGCTTTGCGCTCTGCCATCAAAGATGCCCAAAGCCAACACCAGCAACAATCTCAGTCATCCAAATGAGCAGTCACACTATTAATTCTATTTATGCCCCAAATATCCGCTTATTCAATTATCACTTAAAAACCGTCCGTCTGACAAATTTTACAGAACGCTCTCTGGAAATTGAATTCGTTACTAATTACTATCAATATCTGTTAAACTCTTATAATATTTTAGACCAAAACAGCAAGCCAATCTATTTAAAACTTCGGGAAGATTTCCAGGATATGCTCGGTTCGGGATTAGCCAATTTTGATTTAATCTTCAATCCCGAAGGCAGAGGAATTTACCGGATAGCTTTGCCCCAAAAATATAAGGGGTTTCTTTATCCTCAGTTTCTCAATAATACTTATAGTTTTTCTCTGACGCTCTATCATCCGCAAAAGTCAGGAGATGACGAGATTTCTTTCTCAGAGTTATCCAAACTGAAGCCCCCAGAGGACTTTTTCGCCGGAATTTCCCCAGGGAGTCAAGATGAAACTCAGTCAAATCGCAGCAAAGCCTTTTGGGGCAGTACAGTTTTTTTGAGTGGTTTTATTGCCCAAAATTGTCCAGATACGGCGGAGAATTTAAAATCTACCGCTGATCAGCTATTAAAGCAGTTTCTGGGGATTGAATCCCTGGAAGAAGCACCGCCATTTTACGAATCAGGGAAATTTCTAGGAGGCTATATTTATGAATATAAAAGTATTTTTAGACAGCATCGGTATGGACAAATTCTAATTTTATTGATTTTTGACGAGGCAACTACAGATAAACTGAATGATATTCAGTATGATTTGCCAGAACTTTTTTTATATTACCAGAAAAATCGGCAAATTTTTCTGGATAGCCGTAAGGAATATAGAGCCTCTCAGGATGAAATTCAACAAATTGAAGAGACGATTCAGAAATGCATTACAAACATTCCGACCAATGTGACATCGGATTTGTCAGAGAAAGATTTAAAGCTATTGAAACGGGAAATCAAAAATCTATTAGACTGGTCTTTGGGGTATTCCCAACGAATTCGCAGCTTGGGGAATTTTCAGAATACGATTGAGATTAATCGGCAAAATTATCTCAATACTCTGACGCGAATGGAGGTAAAAAGTCAAAGTGATTTAACGGGTTGGCGGGATAATGCAAATCACATTTTTGGTATGTTTCAGAGACAAATTAAAGTGGATTTGGTTTATCTTCAGCAAGGGGAACGGTTGTTAGATACGGCAATTAATACGATTCGGGGACTAGTGGAAATTGACCAAGCGGAACGCGATCGCAGCCTAGAACGGCAAATCCAAGCGGTTGGCGTGGGGATTGCGGCGGGTGCGATCGTTGCTTCAACTTCCGGGTTAATTACTGAACCTTGGCAGCTTCCTAATCGCGATCGCTTTTTACTACCCCCCCATCCGTTTATTATAGCCTTGGTGGGGAGTTTATTTTGTTCATGGGGTGCGTGGTGGGTGGCAGATAAATTGATTAAAAAGGGGCGATCAGACTCTAATTCGTAGGTTGGCTTAAATGAAATGTAACCCAACATTAGGGTTTGATGAGGAATAATATCATTTTCTATGGCTAAAGCACAGCGCTAGGGCTGTTGTTGTAGGGTCGCCATTGTATTTATCAAATTGCGGAACCACTTATCAGCATAGTCAGGGCTTCGTTCTTTTAACCATTGATAGGTTACCTCAATCAATAATTCCTCATGCACCGCACAGAGAATTAAAATTCTGCCATAAAGCTGAGGCATTAGGCTGAGTTGCCCGACCTTCGCCAAATTGGAAATAGGTGAAGTGTTGCTGACCAAAATCATGAACACTCCGTTTCCTCTAAAGTTTTGAGGTCTTCCTGGAACTCATCAATATCATAATGAACGCAAATACCTCGCTCAGAAATGAGTTTTTGAAACTGCATCCGATGCAATCCCAATAACTCACTGGCTTTCCCCAAACTAATTTTATCTTGCTGAAACAACATCAGCACAATTTCCAACAATAGCTCATTTTCAGAAAAGCCACTCGCCTTGACTAGATCATCGGAAATCACTAAACTCATGGTGAACTCTCCCTGACTGAAATCTCCTGCTTAAATCTTAGCAGCCCAAGGCGCGATCGCCGATGCTAGCCACCCCTCTCAAACATCCCCTACCGTGGTTGATCGAGGATTACCACCAAATCGTCAATCGATC contains:
- a CDS encoding DUF6883 domain-containing protein, which gives rise to MVFLPEDSIINPSKLTHYLLVQLPKDDKSKFLAQAGYTLENWQQLEQDLRTQVLTQPAEPIETTPYGQKYRIRATLRGQNGIELKTLTIWMTNNNGTRFVTLVPDKGEYQ
- a CDS encoding DUF4926 domain-containing protein, with amino-acid sequence MKPQHPLFSKVALTGDLPQYHLKRGDIATIVEHYSMPESQEDGYSLEGFDVPQITIEVTASQIMPLSDYLREEAILSKFRNLSEHRQKQLEEYLDFLLQKDKTTPVN
- a CDS encoding UPF0175 family protein, which encodes MQAINIQIPIELIEQGETAVLEQIAMQLYEKQIFTFSQARRLLNYSVWEFQKLLGENHIVRQYDKDDLAEDLEAIQSGLWDD
- a CDS encoding DUF3368 domain-containing protein; translation: MIGTLGILILAKQNQIIPKVKPLLDAMMTEAQYWVNESLYDNVLQTVSEDEIE
- a CDS encoding CHAT domain-containing protein; translation: MSNAFSPNTFPEKWIDLCFTLGQVYLELIGSKQVKYTLYLQDFIKNIFGSLFTLLDNKQQPRLWAKSKLISSDFCLYDNKPQQALEYSLDAFEVLDSLKKQFPTYWSEASGKLGCIYSALGDMQNAILRFREALQIFEPKYSPKECLKMASNLGNLGYNLQNWEIAIEGYSQAILAIEQSRYWATSEATKRELIANSLDIYQKMVQACINHQDYTQALLTIERSKSRTLIELLDSANLYPKNATDQQKQRISNLRRQIAIYQQQLAFTPSDTLTPATEKHPNQPSPETLIRQQLQAANQQFQDLLTELDDPNFTLTQQVPPQLPDLRRLLQPQTALIEWYLPSEADSGFYLFLVTRRDEQIQITPHHFSAEDREHLDQALQDYRSDYGQPTWNDQLPQRLETLSAALQLPRLLTELSQIQHLILIPHRELHLIPLHALPVSLPSPSGSVGKPLQDWFPVQYAPSCQILNNLQQRPPLEEPSTSFFALQNPTQDLTYADFEVEVLRRLFNPQRVLSHDKATKTALEQPQNRAFLQQSRYVHFSCHGEFSEAEPLNAYLRLANREKLTFQNIFTSLDIPNCRLLILSACKTGLVETPPTDDYVGLASAFFFAGTRTVVGSLWEAEEFSAALLMIRLYQELPRYTSVMMALRAAQGWLRTISRDGVLTWLRDELKLEDSQLKTCEKQLKLFNKKSPFTSARYWAPFTVSGQLDQVDN
- a CDS encoding UPF0175 family protein, with amino-acid sequence MSLVISDDLVKASGFSENELLLEIVLMLFQQDKISLGKASELLGLHRMQFQKLISERGICVHYDIDEFQEDLKTLEETECS